A genomic segment from Lutzomyia longipalpis isolate SR_M1_2022 chromosome 3, ASM2433408v1 encodes:
- the LOC129792789 gene encoding serine/threonine-protein kinase 3, whose translation MSELKKLSEESLARPPEEVFDIICKLGEGSYGSVYKALYKESGVVVAIKLVPVESDLHEIIKEISIMQQCDSPYVVRYYGSYFKQCDLWICMEYCGAGSVSDIMRLRKKTLSEDEIATILSDTLKGLEYLHLRRKIHRDIKAGNILLNSEGHAKLADFGVAGQLTDTMAKRNTVIGTPFWMAPEVIEEIGYDCVADIWSLGITALEMAEGKPPYGDIHPMRAIFMIPQRPPPSFREPDRWTTEFIEFVSMCLVKNPEERATATDLLQHEFIKNAKSRSILRQMIAEAHEIRENQSNRQIAINQAKQLQNQHEETDDDDQAVNSKTIKEFPEESKTLVPERNNDTDDGTMIAHTDCGTLLPDSGTMVELESNLGTMVINSDSEDATMKEHDSDPEKPKYRPLFMDHFDRKANVAASGAAQMVAEAQHIAENGASVAPSAPPVEQMTPAPTGMQGNNDERQRYQSHLQLQLNQISAANAAGMQQMLHHQMGAGGADNVINLQMRNLENPMKYQRNFVDGDFEFLKFLSFDDLQQRLKTIDQEMEREIDELGRKYNAKRQPILDAMDAKRKRQQNLNNNLIKI comes from the exons atgag TGAACTAAAGAAGCTCTCCGAGGAGAGCCTGGCTCGGCCCCCAGAGGAGGTATTTGATATAATCTGCAAATTGGGCGAAGGAAGTTATGGCAGTGTATACAAGGCACTTTACAAGGAAAGTGGTGTTGTTGTGGCAATTAAACTTGTGCCGGTGGAGTCAGATCTGCATGAGATAATCAAGGAGATTTCAATAATGCAACAATGCGACTCACCCTATGTTGTCCGATACTACGGAAGCTACTTCAAGCAGTGCGATTTGTGGATTTGCATGGAATATTGCGGAGCCGGAAGTGTTTCGGACATCATGAGGTTGCGCAAGAAAACATTAAGCGAAGATGAGATTGCTACAATTCTCAGTGATACGCTGAAAGGGTTGGAGTACCTGCATTTGCGACGAAAGATTCATCGGGATATAAAGGCGGGCAATATCCTTCTCAATTCCGAGGGACACGCCAAACTTGCGGACTTTGGTGTGGCAGGACAACTCACGGATACCATGGCGAAGCGCAACACCGTCATTGGAACACCATTCTGGATGGCACCGGAGGTCATTGAGGAAATTGGCTATGACTGCGTTGCAGATATTTGGTCTCTTGGCATTACTGCACTGGAAATGGCCGAAGGAAAGCCCCCATATGGTGATATTCATCCCATGAGAGCAATCTTCATGATCCCCCAGCGTCCTCCACCGTCGTTTCGTGAACCCGATCGCTGGACAAcggaattcattgaatttgttAGTATGTGTTTGGTAAAAAATCCCGAAGAACGGGCTACTGCCACGGATTTGCTGCAGCatgaatttataaagaatGCCAAATCACGAAGTATTCTTAGGCAAATGATTGCCGAAGCGCACGAGATCAGGGAGAATCAGAGCAATAGACAAATAGCCATTAATCAGGCAAAGCAACTGCAGAATCAACATGAAGAAACT gATGATGACGACCAGGCGGTGAATTCGAAGACAATCAAAGAATTCCCAGAGGAGTCGAAAACTCTTGTACCTGAGCGGAATAATGACACGGATGATGGGACGATGATTGCTCACACTGATTGTGGGACCCTTCTACCGGATAGTGGCACGATGGTGGAATTGGAGTCAAATTTGGGGACAATGGTTATCAATAGTGACTCTGAAGATGCTACAATGAAAG AACACGATTCAGATCcggaaaagccaaaatatcGGCCACTATTTATGGATCATTTCGACAGGAAGGCAAATGTGGCGGCTTCTGGTGCTGCTCAAATGGTAGCAGAAGCACAACATATTGCAGAAAATGGAGCTAGTGTGGCACCATCAGCTCCGCCAGTTGAGCAAATGACACCGGCACCAACGGGTATGCAGGGAAATAATGATGAGCGTCAGCGGTATCAGTCACACCTTCAGCTGCAGCTCAATCAAATTTCCGCCGCAAATGCAGCGGGAATGCAGCAAATGCTACACCATCAAATGGGAGCTGGTGGGGCGGATAATGTGATCAATTTGCAGATGCGAAACCTCGAGAATCCCATGAAGTATCAGAGAAATTTTGTCGATGGGGACTTTGAATTT tTGAAATTTCTCAGCTTCGATGATCTGCAACAGCGACTGAAGACGATTGATCAGGAAATGGAGAGAGAAATTGATGAGCTCGGTAGGAAGTATAATGCCAAACGTCAACCAATTCTTGATGCCATGGATGCAAAGAGGAAACGCCAGCAGAATCTCAATAACAATCTCATCAAGATTTAA
- the LOC129792788 gene encoding sarcoplasmic reticulum histidine-rich calcium-binding protein-like, with protein sequence MCGAINFSIDPPLRNHPQLCNTMIVKSLLGIFLAFLLISVTEQAPTRRDGRPIFSDRVENFLRSLNNEGMTDREKIKYLGEILSALSYYKYDDPNFLEHCVGQKIVQDGYRDVQRQPYDDDQEYDNQYGRVRTGDRSKTRYKDQSRGQSYGPSSQQYDSDHGDDYSNERRQEYGGDSRQQQHGDRNHDRHRFRGHKYRGTPYPSHERGVDGHSMRDDDHHEGHDGSYEDNLDQRQSHSDRQQDNQYGRPEERRIRNRDPSAAGYNRQGSRSQERGIDGHGSRSSEVRGEVHSNDHEENDDYDEKDHEYDNHDQIEELPHDENYDYYDEDEQGEDEDGDHSNQEQSIDGHDPHRTAGERHRDDGYSQRGSQSDQNSQSGARDTDGSRSREVSDRDNRGFNRYDPYSSSRGHDDDRDSRRGYDGNQAGDSDGSHHDSYDPYGATSSDAHDTHQTSREQDGYQDHHYEQRGGEHGIQGEPYAPYGEESPYLTGDAVEHSGDYDNSQFNSHLLEEYLNRIYMHDVPEDLAQYARSYLDYAKDSVRSSASQVKNFENIRPCLEHLVQYFNILTDNLASEYKRCSTKCYYDRLTNFTNSVSQYTRTTTECIYNRRN encoded by the exons ATGTGTggtgcaataaatttttcaatcgaTCCTCCTTTGCGAAATCACCCACAATTGTGTAATACAATGATCGTGAAAAGTCTCCTTGGGATATTTCTAGCATTCTTGCTAATATCCGTGACAGAGCAG GCACCAACACGTCGCGATGGACGTCCAATTTTTAGTGATCGTGTTGAGAATTTCTTGAGGAGCTTAAACAACGAAGGAATGACCGATCGTGAGAAGATCAAGTATTTAGGGGAGATTCTTAGTGCACTCAGCTACTACAAATATGACGATCCCAATTTCTTGGAGCACTGTGTGGGACAGAAGATCGTTCAGGATGGTTATCGTGATGTCCAGAGACAGCCGTATGATGATGATCAAGAGTATGATAATCAATATGGACGAGTACGTACGGGAGATCGCTCAAAAACCCGATATAAAGATCAATCTCGCGGACAATCTTATGGTCCATCATCTCAGCAATACGACAGTGATCATGGTGATGATTATAGCAATGAACGCAGGCAGGAATACGGTGGTGATAGTAGGCAACAGCAGCACGGTGACAGGAATCACGATAGACATCGTTTTAGGGGGCATAAATACCGCGGAACACCGTATCCTTCTCATGAACGTGGCGTTGATGGTCACTCAATGCGCGATGACGATCACCATGAGGGCCACGATGGAAGTTATGAAGACAATTTGGACCAGAGACAATCTCACAGTGATCGTCAACAGGATAATCAATACGGTAGGCCAGAAGAGAGGAGAATTCGCAATAGAGATCCCTCTGCAGCGGGATACAATAGGCAAGGATCTCGTTCTCAAGAACGCGGTATTGACGGTCATGGATCACGCAGTAGTGAAGTACGAGGTGAAGTACACAGCAATGATCATGAAGAGAATGATGATTACGATGAAAAAGATCACGAATATGATAATCACGATCAAATTGAGGAATTACCTCATGACGAAAATTACGATTATTACGATGAAGATGAACAGGGAGAGGATGAAGATGGAGATCATTCAAATCAGGAGCAATCAATTGATGGGCATGATCCGCATAGGACAGCAGGAGAGCGTCATAGAGATGATGGGTATAGTCAGAGAGGATCGCAAAGTGATCAAAATAGCCAATCTGGGGCAAGAGATACAGATGGAAGTCGATCTCGTGAGGTATCTGACAGAGATAACAGGGGATTCAATCGCTATGATCCCTACAGTTCTTCCCGCGGACATGACGACGATCGCGATTCACGTCGTGGCTATGATGGCAATCAAGCAGGTGATAGTGATGGGTCTCATCATGACAGTTATGATCCCTATGGAGCCACCTCGAGTGATGCTCATGACACGCACCAAACCTCAAGGGAGCAGGACGGCTACCAAGATCACCACTATGAGCAACGAGGTGGTGAGCATGGAATTCAAGGGGAACCCTATGCCCCCTACGGTGAGGAGAGCCCCTACTTAACGGGTGATGCAGTGGAGCACAGTGGAGACTACGACAATTCCCAATTCAATTCACACCTTCTCGAAGAATACCTAAATCGCATCTACATGCACGATGTCCCCGAAGATTTAGCCCAATACGCACGATCGTACCTCGACTACGCCAAGGATTCCGTGAGATCTTCCGCAAGCCAAGTAAAGAATTTCGAAAATATTCGTCCCTGCTTGGAGCACCTCGTGCAATACTTTAACATTCTCACGGATAATTTGGCCAGTGAGTACAAGAGATGCTCCACAAAGTGCTACTACGACCGTCTAACTAACTTCACGAATTCCGTGTCTCAGTACACGCGAACTACAACTGAGTGCATCTACAATAGACGAAACTAA